One stretch of Oncorhynchus keta strain PuntledgeMale-10-30-2019 chromosome 16, Oket_V2, whole genome shotgun sequence DNA includes these proteins:
- the ufsp2 gene encoding ufm1-specific protease 2, which produces MVVENIILRLRGSLEFKCQLDSTDVPHIQNVISRTFEALGSQVKAESLVLSLSSSPVFLWPNKGGHATAGEISPNRPCKDLQQLIQTDDQESSRKKSAKKDKKNPAAGIINLTLMTEVTEPGVLSAPTLLRGSKKHHLLQTTLPMDCVVSVLSSESISVVCGTLVRALCSQLGDMEKVALRHMKGTALLIPQPFHFLLPAPVGLVTVVYPAGVPDSQLETRRKELHSLFELPDDQPYLRRANALHFPDEPYKDGYLRNPHVHLNHPALENGKPYLVQGVYSYHHYMQDRVDDNGWGCAYRSLQTICSWFQQQGYVERAVPSHKEIQQALVEVGDKQGSFLGSRQWIGSIEVAAVLDQLLGVTSKIMFVSQGSELASKGRELANHFLSEGTPIMIGGGVLAHTILGVAWSETTGQIRYLILDPHYTGAEDLQVITDKGWCGWKGPEFWDQNAYYNLCLPQRPKTI; this is translated from the exons GTTGTCGAAAACATCATCTTACGCTTGAGAGGGTCTCTGGAGTTCAAGTGCCAGTTGGACAGCACAGATG TACCACACATACAAAATGTCATCTCGAGGACTTTCGAGGCCCTCGGATCCCAGGTGAAAGCAGAATCACTTGTTCTTAGTCTCTCTAGCAGTCCAGTTTTTCTTTGGCCTAACAAAGGAGGACATGCAACAGCTGGAGAGATATCTCCGAACAGACCATGTAAAGATCTCCAACAGTTGATCCA GACAGATGACCAGGAAAGCAGTAGAAAAAAGTCTGCAAAAAAGGACAAAAAGAATCCAGCAGCA GGTATCATAAACCTGACCCTGATGACCGAGGTGACAGAGCCAGGCGTCCTCTCGGCACCCACCCTCCTGAGAGGAAGTAAGAAGCACCACCTCCTGCAAACGACTCTGCCCATGGACTGCGTGGTCAGTGTCCTTTCCAGCGAGAGCATCTCTGT TGTCTGTGGGACCCTCGTGAGGGCGCTGTGCAGTCAGCTGGGTGACATGGAAAAGGTGGCTCTGCGGCACATGAAAGGGACGGCCCTGCTTATTCCCCAGCCGTTCCACTTCCTCCTTCCTGCCCCTGTGGGCCTGGTGACAGTGGTCTACCCAGCGGGTGTGCCCGACAGCCAGCTGGAGACGCGACGCAAG GAGCTGCACAGTCTGTTTGAGCTGCCAGACGACCAGCCATATCTGAGAAGAGCCAACGCTCTACATTTTCCTGATGAGCCCTACAAAGATGGCTACCTCCGAAACCCTCATGTCCACCTGAATCACCCTGCCCTGGAGAACGGCAAG CCTTACTTGGTCCAGGGGGTCTACAGCTACCACCACTACATGCAGGACCGCGTGGACGACAACGGCTGGGGTTGCGCCTACCGCTCCCTCCAGACCATCTGCTCCTGGTTCCAGCAGCAGGGCTACGTGGAGCGGGCTGTGCCCTCCCACAAGGAGATCCAACAG GCCCTGGTGGAAGTTGGAGACAAGCAAGGGTCTTTTTTGGGCTCTCGGCAGTGGATCGGCTCCATCGAAGTCGCGGCTGTGCTGGATCAGTTGCTGGGGGTCACCTCCAAGATCATGTTTGTGAG CCAAGGGTCTGAGCTGGCCTCCAAAGGCAGAGAACTGGCCAACCATTTCCTTTCTGAGGGAACTCCTATTATGATTG GAGGGGGTGTCCTAGCACACACTATCCTCGGTGTGGCGTGGAGCGAGACCACGGGCCAGATCCGCTACCTCATCCTGGACCCACATTACACAGGGGCCGAGGACCTGCAAGTCATCACAGACAAG GGCTGGTGCGGATGGAAGGGCCCAGAGTTTTGGGACCAGAACGCCTACTACAACCTCTGTTTGCCTCAGAGACCAAAGACCATATGA